The Mytilus edulis chromosome 5, xbMytEdul2.2, whole genome shotgun sequence genomic interval gtacaaaaaactaaCTCGAAagtttatgacttcaaggccaggTACTCGttgaaaatagtatttttttgtaGATTCAAAGGAAATTGAGGATATGACATTACTAGGGTCATGATAAGGTTGAAGTTATCGTAACGGATGCTTAAACATAACACGTTTGCTAATGCTTGAGTAAAAATCTACAACATATATTCAAAGACGAACTTGCTGTCTCAACCACTGGTAATTTAATTCCTAAAATTAGTTTGTGATATCTTTTTCATCGTTgcatacaaataaataatatgaataataACGTTTTTATTAAGATAATTACCCTTAAAATTATTCAGGCCAGGCTGGTGGTAACTTTTACACTAACAAAGGAGGAGGTTCAAACTACCTCTGTTTACCGAGTGATCCTGAAAATGGTAAAGCATACTCCTATGGTAATGATGGATTATATGGTGCCGAGTATGAGATACATGCCGACACTAAACCATCAGGTTTACCTGCTAGTTTGGCCGAAAAAGAGGTCCCGTGTGCTGTATGCAGGCGGAATGGAAGagtttctgttttaatgatacCAGGTAATTTCATTTTAGATATTTGCTTGTACTGTTATgtgaaaagtttaataaatatgCTTTAAAATAGTTGGTCTAATATAAACCTACATTGTCACATCATATTGTTGATTGTAAGGTTTAATATGAAATAATCTTAAATCCAACTGCTTTAAATTATGCTTTATTCTTTATTATTGCAATCATTATTTCAAAGTATAAAGTATAAATTAAATATGTTCTAATATAGAAATTGcatattttaaatctattttttttaaatttctaatttagGAAGGAAGTCCTGTTACAAAGGATGGCAATCCGAGTACAGTGGTTTTTTGATGAGTGAACACAAAACTCACAACAATAAAGACTTTATCTGTATGGACGGAGACGCAAAACCACTAGACAATCGAGCATCCAGTGAAAATGGTGCTTTGGTTTATCCCATCAGAGCGAAATGTGGTAGTCTGAGATGTCCCCCATACAAAGATGATACTGAAGTGCTTTGTACCgtttgtacaaaataaaaataaaatataacgttcaatatttttttaacttatttcctATGTAAAAGTTTATTTTACAGGGTAGTATACTGTACCTCAATTTAAAGTCAAACGTGAATAACTGGTTTCTTTATCATATGATATAAGTTTGTGTATGCTGGTTTGTTGATATTGAGGATAACAGGGTGTGCTGTTATTCTAGGTTTTTATGAGAGACAGGTTATAAATCAAGTTGTTTATTATTGTTTAGATTTTTCACTTGGGTTAGTTATGATGTAAAAATCTAGCGCCATTTTACAATAATAGATTCAATATCTAATGTTTGTTATGTTTTAAGGGGTATCTGGGGTGATCGATTGGTCttaaaagtttaatcacaaaaatactgaactccgaggaaaactcaaaaaggacagaccctaatcaaatggcaaaatcaaaagcataaataaaaaaaaacatcaatcgaatggacaacaactgtcatattcctgacttggtacaggcattttcttaagtcgaaaatggtggattgaacctggtgttatagcaATAAACCCAATGATACTTCAGTATCACTAGCCTTTCAACACTGAGGATGTAAGTTAAAATCCGGGAAATGTCAGATATGTTCAAATTTAATCTTTGTAAACTAgtattgtcagttttcttattgAGAattggtggttttctccgggcactccagcttcctccgccaataaaaCTCAATGCCACCCACGACGAAATACAATAGTGCTAAAAATAGAGGTAAATATCTATCAATTTACCAATCGCTATGTTTTACGTTGTCTCTTCATCAGAATTCTTACTAATGACTTCAGCATGAAAATGAAACTTTACATATTATGTGAGTCCGAAGCACTTACGGGATTTACTTTCATTAGGAACACTCAAACGCAGGCTTTTGAAAGTGAAGAATCGGTCAGAAAAGGAATAGCCTAATTCAAAATTAGCAAGAAAGAGTTAAATTTCTGTATCTATAAATTGAGAATTGAAGACGAAAAAACATGttataacatataaaaacatgtttcattttttaaaataaataaggccgttagttttctagtttaaattgttttacattgtcatttcgagatatgtggtatggtctttgctcattgttgaaggccgtacggtgacctatagttgttaatttctgtgtcattatggactcttgtgtagagttgtctcattggcaatcataccacatcttcttttttatataaatcctGTCAGTACTGAAGAACATACTACTGAGCTGATGGGTTATTAATTAAGGAACTTGCATTCAACCAGACGTGGTATCGACCAAACACTAGTAATTGATGAACAAGATCACAATTGTTATATCTTAACGGGAAACAAATAAATGGTGTTCTGCTTTGTTTGCAATCTTCCTAGAAAATCTAGAAGTTATCATGATTCCCTTTTAAAATAGCACACGATAAGCACTCTGTCGTCCTTTGTCATTAAGTCCAAGTGTTCGAAACAACGGGTTTGATAACTAAAAGTATCTCTTGCttgatatcaataaaataatttactttaaaataaaaccCCAGAAAAAACAAGACTATTGCCATTCAGGGCCATAGGTCAaggttttttgaaatattttgattcgACAAACTGTTTCCTGATGGAAACTTGAATTTTCCCTTAATTGATTGGATTGGATAATAACGGCGGAATATACAGGACGTGAAAGGAATCCTATTGATTTTGAAAGTCAAGAGGTCAAAGTTTAAGGTCCTTGTTacgtaatataaaaataattgaaataccAACCGGGGAAAGAAAGAAG includes:
- the LOC139525194 gene encoding uncharacterized protein, producing the protein MTSRPGQAGGNFYTNKGGGSNYLCLPSDPENGKAYSYGNDGLYGAEYEIHADTKPSGLPASLAEKEVPCAVCRRNGRVSVLMIPGRKSCYKGWQSEYSGFLMSEHKTHNNKDFICMDGDAKPLDNRASSENGALVYPIRAKCGSLRCPPYKDDTEVLCTVCTK